One Anopheles marshallii chromosome 3, idAnoMarsDA_429_01, whole genome shotgun sequence genomic region harbors:
- the LOC128713966 gene encoding uncharacterized protein LOC128713966: MKVDKGVCTNGTLEDLNRAIQFEAVFSTLVENKILAIKRECELKKRHKKSRLLRRILFGRKVSSGGAGGSCCHREVSASNSNSSNDANAAGEPLCPGHNGTAGSVHHQLREGTDASCYSYGASVPEANAGVENSTISDGVDEVIVEIGDLSSLVDADGNVVVTTTNVEPGTFVDAGNGPLSESLAAGSRATGASRMSGAESISTKSPESLENRKSSGRTSASAPRKSSLLEPVSIEIEPESDPLSAHYDMEDSATNVSIELDGVSDVSDMRRSIASEPISIIKNSTRSRYGMGSYLSAGNAVASRLRVLEAKSISAQNSPILPRQKPTTEGRHLTFSTATYQQTKSSTKASAIDCDTSFVVDLSQSDRDQQQQQQQQQQHNNSTVIVKDKPASQVASGSKKSALVLGDNSSSSSASKRNKLTQPHSSNHSASAVSIGRAASAQQQQQQPQQQQEAPSSPPLGLIESFNQLTASNLPVIASTARHSPPVSDLVKLQQHHLPSTRQQHHRPSSPSILLDPFCRVEQNPSADAHSPIPSRRASKGSAPTPVIAEGISATVSTGASQQPLSTGTVQPNQPQTQRKSRSFLRQSSCDVELHYRPTTTGTRRSSAKEHHHHRKSSAYGHGDDYSSYIMGYDINESDEEKLNKRKYKYLKRCSDPVIVFPSTSSGTGAVGGSTVGGSGLQHCILSRPPNQPLQFPYDEDFMYDVSLQIESERHGELDSIVPEHRRKHKHSRHHHHHHRHCKKKRHKKRKILVHDLDDQSVKVIDPDDLPQRARWTIIATACLLLIMCLLLVGITLRMAPIIDDMVRQENERLMRESLDRAKMIKNYTEYNRMIGGDEIP; this comes from the exons ATGAAGGTAGACAAGGGTGTGTGTACCAACGGCACCTTGGAGGACCTGAATCGGGCCATCCAATTCGAGGCCGTCTTTTCGACGCTCGTCGAAAACAAGATACTGGCAATCAAGCGTGAGTGCGAGCTAAAGAAGCGGCACAAAAAATCGCGGCTCCTGCGGCGTATCCTTTTCGGTCGTAAGGTATCGTCGGGTGGTGCGGGAGGCAGCTGTTGCCATCGGGAGGTTTCCGCAAGTAATagtaacagcagcaacgaTGCTAACGCCGCCGGTGAACCATTGTGTCCGGGTCACAATGGAACGGCAGGAAGCGTGCACCATCAGCTCCGAGAGGGGACCGATGCGAGCTGCTATAGTTATGGGGCTTCGGTGCCGGAAGCCAACGCTGGCGTGGAAAACTCCACCATTAGCGATGGCGTCGATGAGGTTATTGTCGAGATCGGTGACCTTTCGTCGCTGGTCGATGCCGATGGGAATGTGGTTGTGACGACAACGAATGTGGAACCCGGAACATTTGTGGACGCAGGAAATGGTCCGTTGAGTGAGTCGCTAGCAGCCGGTAGCCGGGCCACTGGAGCGTCCAGGATGTCCGGTGCCGAATCCATTTCAACGAAAAGTCCCGAATCGCTGGAAAACCGCAAAAGCAGTGGCCGTACATCGGCTAGCGCACCAAGGAAGTCCTCCCTGCTGGAGCCGGTTTCAATCGAGATCGAGCCGGAATCGGACCCGCTCAGCGCACACTACGACATGGAGGATAGTGCGACGAACGTATCGATCGAGTTGGACGGCGTTAGCGATGTATCCGATATGCGGCGCAGTATCGCTTCGGAACCAATATCTATCATCAAGAATTCGACTCGGTCGCGGTATGGAATGGGTTCCTATCTTTCCGCAGGCAATGCCGTTGCCAGCCGGCTACGGGTGCTGGAAGCGAAATCCATCAGCGCCCAGAACAGTCCAATACTGCCCCGTCAGAAGCCTACGACCGAGGGACGTCACCTCACGTTCAGCACGGCCACCTACCAGCAGACGAAGTCATCGACCAAAGCGAGCGCCATCGACTGTGATACTTCGTTCGTGGTGGACCTCAGCCAGTCGGATCgggatcagcagcagcagcagcagcagcagcaacaacacaacaactcCACTGTGATAGTGAAGGACAAGCCGGCCAGCCAGGTGGCTAGCGGCAGCAAGAAGTCAGCACTAGTTCTAGGCGAtaatagcagtagtagtagcgcTAGTAAGAGAAACAAATTAACGCAACCCCATAGCAGCAACCATTCAGCCAGTGCGGTGTCCATCGGTCGGGCCGCATCggcacagcaacagcagcagcaaccgcagcaacaacaagagGCGCCGTCATCGCCTCCACTGGGACTCATCGAAAGCTTTAACCAGCTGACGGCATCCAATCTACCTGTGATAGCATCTACCGCACGACATTCACCGCCGGTTAGTGATCTGGTcaagctgcagcagcaccatcttCCCAGTACTCGCCAGCAGCACCATCGGCCCTCATCACCGTCGATTCTTCTGGACCCATTCTGTCGCGTTGAGCAAAATCCATCGGCCGACGCTCACTCGCCTATCCCTTCCAGGCGAGCTAGCAAAGGATCGGCACCTACACCCGTTATAGCCGAAGGTATCTCTGCAACGGTGTCGACGGGAGCCTCACAGCAGCCTTTGTCAACCGGCACCGTACAACCGAATCAGCCACAGACCCAACGTAAGTCGCGTAGCTTCCTTAGACAATCCAGCTGCGACGTTGAGCTGCACTATCGGCCAACCACAACCGGTACCAGGCGATCGAGCGCCAAGgaacaccatcatcaccgtAAGAGCAGCGCGTATGGCCATGGAGACGATTACTCCTCCTACATCATGGGGTACGACATCAACGAGAGTGACGAGGAGAAACTTAACAAACGGAAGTACA AATATTTGAAGCGATGCTCGGACCCGGTCATAGTGTTCCCGTCGACGAGCAGCGGCACTGGGGCGGTAGGGGGCAGTACCGTCGGTGGCAGTGGCCTCCAGCATTGCATCCTCAGCCGTCCTCCGAATCAACCACT TCAATTCCCCTACGACGAAGACTTCATGTACGATGTTTCACTGCAAATTGAATCCGAACGTCACGGGGAGCTGGATTCAATAGTGCCTGAGCATAGGAGGAAGCATAAACACAG cagacatcatcatcatcaccatcgacaCTGTAAGAAGAAAAGACACAAGAAGCGCAAAATTCTGGTGCACGACCTGGACGACCAAAGCGTAAAG GTGATAGACCCGGACGATCTGCCGCAACGTGCCAGATGGACAATCATTGCGACCGCATGCCTATTACTGATTATGTGCCTACTATTAGTTGGAATCACACTGCGGATGGCTCCCATCATCGACGATATGG